The Bradyrhizobium diazoefficiens genome contains the following window.
TTGTAGGATCCCTCGCTCACGGTCGTCTCCCCCGAATTTAGAATTATAATTCATAGAAAGACACTGTGACAGCTTGCTGTCAATGCCATCAGGCATTATGTTTCACTAACATGCGCCGGCCCCTTTAAAGAAGGCATCCGCTAAAGAAGCCTCATGACCGACAGTCCCGACGCCGAATCCCGCTTTCTCGAACAGCTCGGCCAGCGCGTGCGCACCATGCGCGCGCTGCGTGGCATGTCGCGCAAAGTGCTCGCCAAAGTATCCGGAATTTCGGAGCGCTACATCGCGCAGCTCGAGAGCGGCAAGGGCAACGTCTCGATCGTGCTGTTGCGCCGCGTCTCGGACGCGATGGGCGCGCATCTCGAAGACCTGCTTCCCTCAGCCGATCCGACGCCGGACTGGCAGATGTTTCGCGACCTGCTGCGCAAGGCAACGCCGGCGCAGATCGCGCAGGCAAAAGATCTGCTCGCCGGCGGCAGCGCCTCCGCGCCGCGGCGCGCGCCGTTCTGCGGCATTGCGCTGATCGGCCTGCGCGGCGCCGGCAAATCGACGCTTGGGCGGATGCTGGCGAAGAAGATCGGCTGGAGCTTCGTCGAGCTCAACAAGGAGGTCGAACAGCAGAATGGCCTCTCGGTCGCCGAGATCATCGCGCTTTACGGCCAGGAAGGCTTTCGCCGCATGGAGCAGGCTGCACTGCAACAGCTGCTCGCGCGCAACGAACTGATGGTGCTGGCGACCGGCGGCGGCATCGTCTCGGAGCCCCTGACCTTCGACCAAATCCTGACGTCGTTCTATACGATCTGGCTGAAGGCCGAGCCCGAGGAGCACATGGCCCGCGTCCGCCGCCAGGGCGATCTCCGCCCGATGGCCGACGACCGCTCCGCGATGGCCGAGCTGCGCAACATTTTGCTCAGCCGCGAACCGCTCTATGCGCGCGCGACGGCGGTGGTGGATACGGCGGGATTGTCGGTGGACGCCGCGGCTGCGCGGCTGATCGATGCGGTGCGACCGGTGCTCCAGAACGAAGCCCGCAGCTTTGGCCTGCGGAGCGTGGCGCTGTAGTTCGGAGATTCGTATGACCGACAGCGACGTCACAATCTCCATGTTCGAGCGGGTCGGCGGCCGTGCCGCGATCGACCGTCTCGTCGACCGCTTCTACGACCGCATGGACACGCTGCCGGAGGCGAAGACCATCCGCGCCATGCATGCGGATGATCTCGGCCCGATCAGGGACGTGCTGAAGCGCTATCTCACCGAATGGACCGGCGGGCCAAAACTCTACTCGGTCGAGAAGGGCCATCCGCGGCTGCGCCAACGGCATATCGGCTTCGCCATTGGGGATGCCGAGCGCGACGCGTGGCTGCTGTGCATGCATGGGGCGATGGAGGAGACGGTTACTGACACTGCCGCGCGGCAGGAGCTCGATCGGGCGCTGTCCGGCCTCGCCGACTGGATGCGCAACCGGCAGTGACAGTCGCCGAGCAAGCTTCGTGGGGTGGGTTAGTCTAGCGCGGCGTCACCTACCAACTTCGTTCCACAATTGCGGAGGCATGGTGGGTTACGCTGCGCTAACCCACCCTACACAGCTACAGGAGTTGCGATCGAACGGACTCCGCACCATCGCGCAGCAACGGCAGGAAACGGTCGATCAGTTCCTGCGCCGGCACGCGATCGACATGGGCGCCCATGTTGATTGCGGCGACGATCACGTCGTCGTAGCGGCGCACCGGCACCGAGATCGAACGGAAATGCGGCTCGGCCTCGCGGTCGACCAGCGAATAGCCTTGCGCGCGGTCGGCGGCGATGCGCGCCAGCAGCGCCTTGGGATCGATCACCGTCTGTGGCGTCAGCGCCTCGCGCTTCGTTGCCTTCAGGCGCGCGAGACAATCGGCATCATCGAGCTGCCCCAGCATGGCGCGGCCGACCGAGGTGCAGAAGGCCGGCAGGCGATAGCCGATCTCCAATCCGCCGGAGAACATTCGCGCCGGGCTGCTGCGGGCGACGAACACGACGTCGTCGCCGTCGAGCACCGCGAGTGAGGAGATTTCGTTCGCCGCTGTCGCAACGCAATCGAGCACCGGTTGCAACACCGCGACGAGCTGGTTGGAGCGCAGATAGGACGCCGCCAGCGTCAGCACATGCGGCGTCAGCGAGAACAGTTTTCCGTCACCACTGACAAAACCGCCGCGCTGGAGCGTGAACAGCATGCGCCGCGCAGTGGCACGCGGCAGCTCGGCGGCGCGAGCGAGATCGCTCAGCGTCATCGGGCCAGAGTTGGTGCCGAAGCATTGCAACAGGCGCAGGCCGCGATCGAGGCTTTCGACGAAATCCGTCGCGCGTTCGTCAGTCTCGCTCCGCTTCAGCTTGGGCATGGGTCCGGAATGTCCTGCAAAATAGTGCTTGCTGCCGTTCGAAGGCATGTCATAATTCGCCCATTCGTTCAATAGGCGAACAAAACGTCTCCAGAAAAAGGACACGACCGCCATGATGAGCCAGGAGCAGAACGACTTGATTACCCGCACCGGGCCGAAAGACCCTTGCGGGAAGCTGATGCGGAGCTACTGGCAGCCGGCGGCCCTGGTCGATGAACTCGAAGGCGCGCGGCCGATCCGCCCCGTCAAACTGCTCCGCGAAAATCTGGTGCTGTTCCGCGACGAGACCGGCCGCTACGGCCTGATCGATCGTCACTGCGCGCATCGCGGCGCCGACCTCGCCTTTGGACGGCTCGAACATGGCGGATTGCGCTGCGCCTTCCATGGCTGGCTGTTCGACGCCACCGGCCAATGCATCGAGACGCCAGCGGAGCCGAAAGATTCAAAACTCTGCCAGAACATCCGCCAGCGCTCCTATCCGGTGGTGGAGAAGAGCGGCATCCTCTGGGCCTATCTCGGCGAGGGCGAGCCACCGGCATTTCCGGAGCTTGACTGCTTCGTCGCGCCCGGCACGCACACGTTTGCCTTCAAGGGTCACATGGCCTGCAACTGGCTGCAGGCGCTGGAGGTCGGCATCGATCCCGCCCACGCTTCCTATCTGCATCGCTTCTTCGAGGACGAGGACACTTCAACGGCCTACGGCAAGCAGTTCCGCGGCGCGTCCGCTGGAAGCGACCTGCCGATGACGAAAATCCTGCGCGAGTACGACCGCCCCATCATCAATGTCGAGCACACCGAATATGGCCTGCGGCTGATCGCGCTGCGCGAGATCGACGAGGAGCGGACGCATGTGCGCGTCACCAACCAGCTCTTCCCGCACGGCTTCGTCATCCCCATGAGCACGGAGATGACGATCACGCAGTGGCACGTGCCGGTCGACGACGAGAACTGTTATTGGTACGCGATCTTCACCAGCTATTCGAACCCGGTCGACAAAAAGAAGATGCGCGACCAGCGGCTCGAGCTCTACGAGCTGCCCGACTACGTCTCGCGCAAGAACAGCAATAACGATTACGGCTTCGATCCGCACGAGCAGCAGACCGCGACCTATACCGGCATGGGCAACGACATCAACGTCCACGACCAGTGGGCGGTGGAATCGATGGGCGCGATCCAGGATCGCACCAAGGAGCATCTCGGCACCAGCGACAAGGCGATCGTGCAATATCGCCGCCTGCTGCGGCAGGAGATCGAGAAGGTCGGCGGCGGCGAGAAGCCGATGCTGTTCCTGGACGAGGCCAATGCGCGTTCGATCCAGGGACCGGCGACCATGGACGGCATCGGGCCGACCCGGGGCTGGGAGACCTACTGGATGGAAGTCGACGTCAAGCGCCGCCGCGGCGCCCCGTGGTCGGCGCCGGTACCGAAGGAGATCGCAGACAACGTGCATCGGCTGACAGCGGCGGAGTGACGTTCATGCGCGGACACCGTAGGGTGGGCAACGGCGCAAAGCGCAGTGCCCACCATGCATCCGTTCGGGCGATAGAGGCGATGGGCACGCTTCGCTTTGCCCACCTACGGCAGTTGAGGGAGTAGCACAGTGACTTTCGTCGCGCGTCATGCGCTGTGGTCGAATGAGCAGAAGGACGCCGCGACGCGCATGCGTCGTCTCGTCGAGGAGAAGAACCTCGAGGTCATCCGCCTCGCCTTCCCCGACCAGCACGGCATTTTGCGCGGCAAGACCATCATCGCCGCCGAGGCGATCGCCTCGCTGGAGAGCGGCTGCTCCATCACCACCACCATGCTCGCCAAG
Protein-coding sequences here:
- a CDS encoding helix-turn-helix transcriptional regulator produces the protein MTDSPDAESRFLEQLGQRVRTMRALRGMSRKVLAKVSGISERYIAQLESGKGNVSIVLLRRVSDAMGAHLEDLLPSADPTPDWQMFRDLLRKATPAQIAQAKDLLAGGSASAPRRAPFCGIALIGLRGAGKSTLGRMLAKKIGWSFVELNKEVEQQNGLSVAEIIALYGQEGFRRMEQAALQQLLARNELMVLATGGGIVSEPLTFDQILTSFYTIWLKAEPEEHMARVRRQGDLRPMADDRSAMAELRNILLSREPLYARATAVVDTAGLSVDAAAARLIDAVRPVLQNEARSFGLRSVAL
- a CDS encoding group II truncated hemoglobin — its product is MTDSDVTISMFERVGGRAAIDRLVDRFYDRMDTLPEAKTIRAMHADDLGPIRDVLKRYLTEWTGGPKLYSVEKGHPRLRQRHIGFAIGDAERDAWLLCMHGAMEETVTDTAARQELDRALSGLADWMRNRQ
- a CDS encoding IclR family transcriptional regulator C-terminal domain-containing protein — its product is MPKLKRSETDERATDFVESLDRGLRLLQCFGTNSGPMTLSDLARAAELPRATARRMLFTLQRGGFVSGDGKLFSLTPHVLTLAASYLRSNQLVAVLQPVLDCVATAANEISSLAVLDGDDVVFVARSSPARMFSGGLEIGYRLPAFCTSVGRAMLGQLDDADCLARLKATKREALTPQTVIDPKALLARIAADRAQGYSLVDREAEPHFRSISVPVRRYDDVIVAAINMGAHVDRVPAQELIDRFLPLLRDGAESVRSQLL
- a CDS encoding aromatic ring-hydroxylating dioxygenase subunit alpha, whose translation is MMSQEQNDLITRTGPKDPCGKLMRSYWQPAALVDELEGARPIRPVKLLRENLVLFRDETGRYGLIDRHCAHRGADLAFGRLEHGGLRCAFHGWLFDATGQCIETPAEPKDSKLCQNIRQRSYPVVEKSGILWAYLGEGEPPAFPELDCFVAPGTHTFAFKGHMACNWLQALEVGIDPAHASYLHRFFEDEDTSTAYGKQFRGASAGSDLPMTKILREYDRPIINVEHTEYGLRLIALREIDEERTHVRVTNQLFPHGFVIPMSTEMTITQWHVPVDDENCYWYAIFTSYSNPVDKKKMRDQRLELYELPDYVSRKNSNNDYGFDPHEQQTATYTGMGNDINVHDQWAVESMGAIQDRTKEHLGTSDKAIVQYRRLLRQEIEKVGGGEKPMLFLDEANARSIQGPATMDGIGPTRGWETYWMEVDVKRRRGAPWSAPVPKEIADNVHRLTAAE